One genomic segment of Tripterygium wilfordii isolate XIE 37 chromosome 9, ASM1340144v1, whole genome shotgun sequence includes these proteins:
- the LOC120005492 gene encoding polyadenylation and cleavage factor homolog 4-like isoform X2, which yields MRHLFGTWSKVFPPSVLRKIETQLQFSSSVNNQSSGLTPLRSFESPRPTHGIHVNPKYLRQLDHSAADTSSIQRARGASLTLNMYNQKPSIGDDECDSDHAGHITTQVGAQRLKSTGSLGLTDVNKMRLSSTSRLSRPLSPSRIGADVPLSLEADEYSVDNSPRRFIEVASPSNRAAINYGFGKGIGGDEETNEWQRRHYTDGGRYPAGASFRYSLSNGKDHPGPRALIDAYGTDRGKGTSNSLEAEGDKVGSRSWQHTEEEEFDWEDMSPTLTGRGRSNDFLRSSVPTLGGVGARPGFGKLGASAAPLESRIRNDRSGQLQQRILHGSSNVTEDAVPNSARGLPDKINRFPSEPNRVSGARYSQEAWNFPHHFSQSSHHLNAKGRVPDADTQHVRPSVVASGMGSSHHDSLTVGSQSVVPSSTGAWPPVNVHNFHPPRSPTIPPMQTHIDYTNSGNTVMNQGLNKSLFRPEQQYNGFGSKGMSSTKPPSLIDQHASMNLQNQAQEGAPLQPQFIASREARENFPSVSPSAPRFSSAPPLYRGYNLQGHNAAISMVPTNPIPTVQLPLVAHNIPNSSFYPQWRGVPPLPSRPPPSSQMITNLQVTGSIASNQLPGSAYSGLISTLMAQGLISLTGQNPVQEPVGLEFNADLLKVRYESAINALYGDLPRQCTTCGLRFRCQEQHSSHMDWHVTKNRNSKNRKQKPSRKWFVSTSMWLSGAEALGTEAVPGFLPTQTVEEKKDDEELAVPADEDHNLCALCGEPFEEFYSDETEEWMYKGAVYLNAPNGSTSSVDGSQAGPIVHAKCRPDSSIVPPEDFGHDDGGNNEEGSQRKRMRS from the exons ATGCGCCACCTTTTTGGCACGTGGTCAAAAGTGTTTCCACCTTCAGTACTTCGCAAGATTGAGACCCAACTGCAGTTTTCTTCATCAGTCAATAATCAGTCCTCGGGGTTGACTCCATTGAGGTCTTTTGAGTCCCCTCGGCCAACCCATGGCATACATGTTAATCCTAAGTACCTACGGCAGTTGGACCATTCAGCTGCAGATACT AGCAGCATTCAACGTGCAAGAGGCGCTTCGTTGACTTTGAACATGTATAATCAGAAGCCTTCCATTGGAGATGATGAGTGCGATTCTGATCATGCAGGACACATAACTACACAGGTTGGAGCCCAAAGATTGAAATCAACTGGAAGTTTGGGTCTTACTGATGTTAATAAAATGCGTCTGTCGTCGACATCGAGGCTTTCCAGGCCTTTGTCGCCTTCAAGAATTGGAGCTGACGTGCCTTTATCTTTAGAAGCTGATGAATATTCAGTAGATAATTCTCCTCGAAGGTTTATTGAGGTAGCCTCTCCTTCTAATCGAGCAGCAATTAATTATGGGTTTGGCAAAGGAATTGGGGGAGATGAGGAGACAAAtgaatggcaaagaagacacTATACTGATGGAGGCCGTTACCCAGCGGGAGCTTCTTTCAGGTACAGCCTTAGCAATGGAAAAGATCATCCAGGACCTAGAGCTTTGATCGATGCATATGGGACTGACAGGGGAAAAGGTACCTCAAACAGTCTGGAGGCGGAGGGCGATAAGGTGGGTTCAAGATCATGGCAACATACTGAGGAAGAGGAATTTGACTGGGAGGATATGAGCCCTACTTTAACAGGTCGTGGTAGGAGTAATGATTTCTTGCGTTCATCTGTTCCAACTTTAGGAGGTGTGGGGGCTAGACCTGGCTTTGGGAAGTTGGGTGCTAGTGCTGCTCCATTGGAATCTCGTATTAGGAACGACCGGTCTGGTCAGTTGCAGCAACGTATATTGCATGGTTCTTCTAATGTCACTGAGGATGCCGTTCCCAAT TCCGCTCGTGGATTACCAGATAAGATAAATAGATTCCCAAGTGAGCCTAACAGGGTTAGCGGTGCTCGCTATTCTCAAGAAGCCTGGAATTTTCCTCACCACTTTTCTCAGTCATCACACCACCTTAATGCCAAAGGAAGG GTTCCAGATGCTGACACACAACATGTCAGGCCTTCAGTTGTGGCATCAGGAATGGGTTCTTCTCATCATGATTCTCTAACTGTTGGCAGCCAGTCAGTCGTACCATCATCAACAGGAGCGTGGCCTCCTGTTAATGTACATAACTTTCATCCGCCTCGTTCCCCCACTATTCCTCCCATGCAGACACATATTGATTATACAAATTCTGGTAATACTGTGATGAATCAAGGCTTAAACAAATCATTGTTTAGGCCTGAGCAGCAGTATAATGGTTTTGGAAGCAAAGGGATGAGCTCGACAAAGCCACCTTCATTGATTGATCAACATGCTTCTATGAACCTGCAAAACCAGGCACAAGAAGGTGCTCCTTTACAGCCACAATTTATTGCATCCCGGGAGGCTCGAGAAAATTTTCCCTCTGTTTCACCATCAGCTCCACGATTCTCATCGGCACCACCTTTATATCGTGGATACAACCTACAGGGGCATAATGCTGCCATAAGTATGGTGCCAACAAATCCAATACCCACAGTGCAGCTTCCTTTAGTAGCACACAACATTCCTAACAGCTCCTTTTACCCACAATGGAGAGGAGTCCCTCCCCTGCCTTCACGTCCCCCTCCTTCTTCTCAAATGATAACCAACCTACAAGTTACTGGTTCAATTGCCTCTAATCAGCTTCCGGGTAGTGCATATTCTGGTCTTATTAGTACATTGATGGCTCAAGGTTTAATCTCATTGACAGGACAAAACCCTGTACag GAGCCAGTGGGACTTGAATTTAATGCTGACCTTCTCAAAGTGCGTTATGAGTCCGCTATAAATGCTTTATACGGTGATCTTCCTAGGCAGTGCACAACATGTGGCCTTCGGTTTAGGTGTCAAGAACAACACAGTAGCCATATGGATTGGCATGTGACTAAGAACCGAAATTCTAAGAACCGTAAGCAGAAACCTTCTCGTAAGTGGTTTGTCAGTACAAGTATGTGGCTCAGCGGTGCAGAGGCACTCGGAACTGAAGCAGTTCCTGGGTTTTTGCCAACCCAGACTGTTGAGGAAAAGAAGGATGATGAAGAATTAGCCGTGCCAGCTGATGAAGATCACAATTTATGTGCGCTGTGTGGAGAACCATTTGAGGAATTTTACAGTGATGAGACTGAGGAATGGATGTATAAAGGGGCTGTCTACTTGAATGCACCGAATGGCTCAACATCTAGTGTTGATGGGTCTCAGGCCGGTCCTATAGTTCATGCTAAGTGTAGGCCAGATTCTAGTATAGTTCCCCCTGAAGATTTTGGACATGATGACGGG GGAAATAATGAAGAGGGTAGTCAAAGGAAACGAATGCGCAGCTAA
- the LOC120006453 gene encoding SKP1-like protein 1B, which translates to MASSKKITLISSDGERFEVEEAVALKSQTVKHMIEDECGDNGIPTPNVTSTILAKVIEYCKKHVDSSSSEDEGLKNWDAEFAKVDLATLIDLIWAANYLNIKGLLDLTCQTVANMMKERSPEEMRKIFHIKNDYTPEEEEEVRREISWAFSD; encoded by the coding sequence ATGGCTTCTTCGAAGAAAATTACTCTAATCAGTTCCGACGGTGAGCGATTTGAGGTGGAAGAGGCGGTGGCTCTGAAATCTCAAACTGTGAAGCACATGATCGAGGACGAGTGTGGCGACAACGGCATCCCTACACCCAACGTGACGAGCACGATTCTTGCGAAAGTAATCGAGTATTGCAAGAAGCACGTCGATTCGTCGTCGTCCGAGGATGAAGGTCTGAAAAACTGGGACGCGGAGTTCGCAAAAGTGGACCTAGCTACACTTATTGATCTGATTTGGGCTGCAAATTACTTGAACATCAAGGGACTGCTGGACTTGACCTGCCAAACTGTGGCGAACATGATGAAGGAACGGTCTCCGGAGGAGATGAGGAAGATTTTTCACATCAAGAATGATTATACTcctgaagaagaggaagaggttcGCCGTGAGATCAGTTGGGCATTCAGTGATTGA
- the LOC120005492 gene encoding polyadenylation and cleavage factor homolog 4-like isoform X1, producing MESGKILVSRENPRNFSFPNTGATSAMPIEVPLKPTQSTPILDRFRALHKQRGNDALFSSQDDGVPPPSMEEIVQLYELVLGELTFNSKPIITDLTIIAGEQREHGEGIADAICARIIEAPVDQKLPSLYLLDSIVKNIGREYVRYFSSHLPEVFCEAYRQVHPNLHPSMRHLFGTWSKVFPPSVLRKIETQLQFSSSVNNQSSGLTPLRSFESPRPTHGIHVNPKYLRQLDHSAADTSSIQRARGASLTLNMYNQKPSIGDDECDSDHAGHITTQVGAQRLKSTGSLGLTDVNKMRLSSTSRLSRPLSPSRIGADVPLSLEADEYSVDNSPRRFIEVASPSNRAAINYGFGKGIGGDEETNEWQRRHYTDGGRYPAGASFRYSLSNGKDHPGPRALIDAYGTDRGKGTSNSLEAEGDKVGSRSWQHTEEEEFDWEDMSPTLTGRGRSNDFLRSSVPTLGGVGARPGFGKLGASAAPLESRIRNDRSGQLQQRILHGSSNVTEDAVPNSARGLPDKINRFPSEPNRVSGARYSQEAWNFPHHFSQSSHHLNAKGRVPDADTQHVRPSVVASGMGSSHHDSLTVGSQSVVPSSTGAWPPVNVHNFHPPRSPTIPPMQTHIDYTNSGNTVMNQGLNKSLFRPEQQYNGFGSKGMSSTKPPSLIDQHASMNLQNQAQEGAPLQPQFIASREARENFPSVSPSAPRFSSAPPLYRGYNLQGHNAAISMVPTNPIPTVQLPLVAHNIPNSSFYPQWRGVPPLPSRPPPSSQMITNLQVTGSIASNQLPGSAYSGLISTLMAQGLISLTGQNPVQEPVGLEFNADLLKVRYESAINALYGDLPRQCTTCGLRFRCQEQHSSHMDWHVTKNRNSKNRKQKPSRKWFVSTSMWLSGAEALGTEAVPGFLPTQTVEEKKDDEELAVPADEDHNLCALCGEPFEEFYSDETEEWMYKGAVYLNAPNGSTSSVDGSQAGPIVHAKCRPDSSIVPPEDFGHDDGGNNEEGSQRKRMRS from the exons ATGGAATCTGGGAAAATCCTTGTTTCCCGAGAAAACCCTAGAAACTTCTCGTTCCCCAACACAGGCGCCACCTCAGCCATGCCCATTGAAGTCCCTCTGAAACCGACGCAGTCGACGCCGATACTTGACCGGTTCAGGGCTCTCCACAAGCAGCGCGGCAATGACGCCTTGTTCTCGAGCCAGGACGATGGGGTGCCGCCTCCGAGCATGGAGGAGATAGTGCAACTCTACGAGTTAGTGCTTGGCGAGCTTACTTTCAATTCAAAACCGATAATTACCGATTTGACTATTATAGCCGGTGAGCAGCGGGAGCATGGGGAGGGCATTGCGGATGCCATTTGTGCCCGGATTATCGAG GCTCCAGTTGATCAAAAGCTTCCTTCCTTATATCTTTTAGACAGTATTGTCAAGAACATTGGCCGAGAATATGTTAGGTACTTCTCTTCCCATTTACCTGAG GTTTTTTGTGAGGCATACAGGCAAGTTCATCCTAACCTGCATCCTTCAATGCGCCACCTTTTTGGCACGTGGTCAAAAGTGTTTCCACCTTCAGTACTTCGCAAGATTGAGACCCAACTGCAGTTTTCTTCATCAGTCAATAATCAGTCCTCGGGGTTGACTCCATTGAGGTCTTTTGAGTCCCCTCGGCCAACCCATGGCATACATGTTAATCCTAAGTACCTACGGCAGTTGGACCATTCAGCTGCAGATACT AGCAGCATTCAACGTGCAAGAGGCGCTTCGTTGACTTTGAACATGTATAATCAGAAGCCTTCCATTGGAGATGATGAGTGCGATTCTGATCATGCAGGACACATAACTACACAGGTTGGAGCCCAAAGATTGAAATCAACTGGAAGTTTGGGTCTTACTGATGTTAATAAAATGCGTCTGTCGTCGACATCGAGGCTTTCCAGGCCTTTGTCGCCTTCAAGAATTGGAGCTGACGTGCCTTTATCTTTAGAAGCTGATGAATATTCAGTAGATAATTCTCCTCGAAGGTTTATTGAGGTAGCCTCTCCTTCTAATCGAGCAGCAATTAATTATGGGTTTGGCAAAGGAATTGGGGGAGATGAGGAGACAAAtgaatggcaaagaagacacTATACTGATGGAGGCCGTTACCCAGCGGGAGCTTCTTTCAGGTACAGCCTTAGCAATGGAAAAGATCATCCAGGACCTAGAGCTTTGATCGATGCATATGGGACTGACAGGGGAAAAGGTACCTCAAACAGTCTGGAGGCGGAGGGCGATAAGGTGGGTTCAAGATCATGGCAACATACTGAGGAAGAGGAATTTGACTGGGAGGATATGAGCCCTACTTTAACAGGTCGTGGTAGGAGTAATGATTTCTTGCGTTCATCTGTTCCAACTTTAGGAGGTGTGGGGGCTAGACCTGGCTTTGGGAAGTTGGGTGCTAGTGCTGCTCCATTGGAATCTCGTATTAGGAACGACCGGTCTGGTCAGTTGCAGCAACGTATATTGCATGGTTCTTCTAATGTCACTGAGGATGCCGTTCCCAAT TCCGCTCGTGGATTACCAGATAAGATAAATAGATTCCCAAGTGAGCCTAACAGGGTTAGCGGTGCTCGCTATTCTCAAGAAGCCTGGAATTTTCCTCACCACTTTTCTCAGTCATCACACCACCTTAATGCCAAAGGAAGG GTTCCAGATGCTGACACACAACATGTCAGGCCTTCAGTTGTGGCATCAGGAATGGGTTCTTCTCATCATGATTCTCTAACTGTTGGCAGCCAGTCAGTCGTACCATCATCAACAGGAGCGTGGCCTCCTGTTAATGTACATAACTTTCATCCGCCTCGTTCCCCCACTATTCCTCCCATGCAGACACATATTGATTATACAAATTCTGGTAATACTGTGATGAATCAAGGCTTAAACAAATCATTGTTTAGGCCTGAGCAGCAGTATAATGGTTTTGGAAGCAAAGGGATGAGCTCGACAAAGCCACCTTCATTGATTGATCAACATGCTTCTATGAACCTGCAAAACCAGGCACAAGAAGGTGCTCCTTTACAGCCACAATTTATTGCATCCCGGGAGGCTCGAGAAAATTTTCCCTCTGTTTCACCATCAGCTCCACGATTCTCATCGGCACCACCTTTATATCGTGGATACAACCTACAGGGGCATAATGCTGCCATAAGTATGGTGCCAACAAATCCAATACCCACAGTGCAGCTTCCTTTAGTAGCACACAACATTCCTAACAGCTCCTTTTACCCACAATGGAGAGGAGTCCCTCCCCTGCCTTCACGTCCCCCTCCTTCTTCTCAAATGATAACCAACCTACAAGTTACTGGTTCAATTGCCTCTAATCAGCTTCCGGGTAGTGCATATTCTGGTCTTATTAGTACATTGATGGCTCAAGGTTTAATCTCATTGACAGGACAAAACCCTGTACag GAGCCAGTGGGACTTGAATTTAATGCTGACCTTCTCAAAGTGCGTTATGAGTCCGCTATAAATGCTTTATACGGTGATCTTCCTAGGCAGTGCACAACATGTGGCCTTCGGTTTAGGTGTCAAGAACAACACAGTAGCCATATGGATTGGCATGTGACTAAGAACCGAAATTCTAAGAACCGTAAGCAGAAACCTTCTCGTAAGTGGTTTGTCAGTACAAGTATGTGGCTCAGCGGTGCAGAGGCACTCGGAACTGAAGCAGTTCCTGGGTTTTTGCCAACCCAGACTGTTGAGGAAAAGAAGGATGATGAAGAATTAGCCGTGCCAGCTGATGAAGATCACAATTTATGTGCGCTGTGTGGAGAACCATTTGAGGAATTTTACAGTGATGAGACTGAGGAATGGATGTATAAAGGGGCTGTCTACTTGAATGCACCGAATGGCTCAACATCTAGTGTTGATGGGTCTCAGGCCGGTCCTATAGTTCATGCTAAGTGTAGGCCAGATTCTAGTATAGTTCCCCCTGAAGATTTTGGACATGATGACGGG GGAAATAATGAAGAGGGTAGTCAAAGGAAACGAATGCGCAGCTAA